The following coding sequences are from one Streptococcus mitis window:
- a CDS encoding uracil-DNA glycosylase family protein produces MSQIEGIKQAIMADPQNVSYTERGIEPLFAAPKTARINIIGQAPGLKTQEAGLYWKDKSGDRLRDWLGVDEDTFYNSGYFAVLPMDFYFPGHGKSGDLPPRTGFAEKWHPQLLQELPDIQLTLLIGQYAQAYYLKEKISGKVTERVKHYQNYLPTYFPLVHPSPRNQIWMAKNTWFESEVVPDLKKRIKTIL; encoded by the coding sequence ATGTCTCAAATCGAAGGAATCAAGCAGGCTATTATGGCAGATCCGCAGAATGTCAGCTATACAGAACGCGGAATTGAGCCTCTTTTTGCAGCGCCAAAGACTGCTCGCATCAATATCATCGGTCAAGCGCCTGGTCTTAAAACCCAAGAAGCAGGCCTTTACTGGAAAGATAAGAGTGGTGACCGCTTGCGCGACTGGCTAGGTGTGGATGAAGATACCTTTTACAATTCAGGATATTTTGCTGTTCTGCCTATGGATTTCTACTTTCCAGGGCATGGCAAGTCAGGTGATTTACCACCGAGAACTGGCTTTGCTGAAAAATGGCATCCGCAGCTCTTGCAAGAATTACCAGATATTCAATTGACCCTTTTGATTGGTCAATATGCCCAGGCCTACTATTTAAAGGAGAAAATCAGTGGCAAGGTGACAGAACGGGTAAAACATTACCAGAACTACTTGCCAACCTATTTTCCACTAGTTCACCCCTCGCCGCGAAATCAAATCTGGATGGCTAAAAATACTTGGTTTGAGTCAGAAGTGGTGCCAGATTTGAAAAAAAGAATTAAAACTATTTTATAG
- a CDS encoding rhodanese-like domain-containing protein, with the protein MKEITFDAFYQLYQNEQLSLVDVREVDEFEALHLEGAQNLPLSQLADIYDQLDKDQLHYVICKSGMRSARACQFLLEQGYEVINVQGGMMAFEEL; encoded by the coding sequence ATGAAAGAAATAACCTTTGACGCATTTTACCAGCTTTACCAAAATGAGCAACTTTCTTTAGTGGACGTGAGAGAAGTGGATGAGTTTGAAGCTCTTCATTTAGAAGGTGCTCAGAATCTTCCTCTGAGTCAATTAGCCGATATCTATGATCAGTTGGACAAGGACCAGTTACATTATGTTATTTGTAAATCTGGAATGAGATCAGCGCGTGCTTGCCAATTCTTATTAGAACAAGGTTATGAGGTTATCAATGTACAAGGTGGCATGATGGCCTTTGAAGAACTTTAA
- the brnQ gene encoding branched-chain amino acid transport system II carrier protein, giving the protein MAKKGALTGLLLFGIFFGAGNLIFPPSLGALSGEHFLPAIAGFVFSGVGIAVLTLIIGTLNPKGYIYEISTKIAPWFATLYLSVLYLSIGPFFAIPRTATTAYEVGISPLLSDANKGLGLIVFTVLYFAAAYLISLNPSKILDRIGRILTPVFAILIVILVVLGAFKYGGTSPQAASAAYQASAFGTGFLEGYNTLDALASVAFSVIAVQTLKQLGFSSKKEYISTIWVVGIVVALAFSALYIGLGFLGNHFPVPAEAMKGGTPGVYILSQATQEIFGSTAQLFLAAMVTVTCFTTTVGLIVSTAEFFFNERFPQISYKVYATAFTLIGFAIANLGLDAIIKYSIPVLVILYPITIAIVMIVIVNKFVALSKPGMQLTIAVVTAIAIASVLGSSFKVEFLANLVNALPFAKASLPWLVPAIVGILLSLVLPNKQESDVFEME; this is encoded by the coding sequence ATGGCTAAAAAAGGTGCCCTAACAGGTTTGCTCCTGTTTGGAATATTTTTTGGTGCGGGAAACTTGATTTTTCCGCCTTCTCTAGGTGCTCTATCTGGAGAACATTTTCTTCCTGCCATCGCAGGTTTTGTCTTTTCAGGCGTCGGTATCGCCGTATTGACTCTTATTATTGGAACGCTAAATCCTAAAGGATATATCTATGAGATTTCAACAAAGATAGCGCCTTGGTTTGCGACTCTATACCTCTCAGTTCTTTACTTGTCAATCGGTCCATTTTTTGCTATCCCACGTACAGCTACAACAGCTTACGAAGTAGGGATTAGCCCTCTTTTGTCGGATGCAAATAAAGGTCTTGGTTTGATTGTCTTTACGGTTCTGTATTTTGCAGCGGCTTATTTAATCTCGCTTAATCCATCAAAAATCTTGGACCGTATCGGCCGTATTTTAACGCCAGTCTTTGCGATTTTGATTGTTATCTTGGTTGTTCTGGGAGCTTTCAAATACGGTGGAACAAGTCCTCAAGCTGCTTCAGCTGCTTATCAAGCTTCTGCTTTTGGGACAGGATTCTTAGAAGGTTATAATACTTTGGACGCCCTTGCCTCAGTTGCCTTTAGTGTGATTGCAGTTCAAACCTTGAAACAACTTGGTTTCTCAAGTAAGAAAGAATACATTTCAACTATTTGGGTGGTTGGTATCGTTGTTGCCCTTGCCTTCAGCGCTCTTTATATCGGTTTAGGTTTCCTTGGAAATCATTTCCCGGTACCAGCTGAGGCTATGAAGGGTGGAACACCAGGTGTTTACATCTTGTCACAAGCCACTCAAGAAATTTTTGGCTCAACAGCTCAACTCTTCCTGGCAGCTATGGTTACCGTAACCTGCTTCACAACAACTGTTGGTTTGATTGTGTCAACAGCTGAATTCTTTTTTAATGAACGCTTCCCACAAATCAGCTATAAGGTTTATGCGACAGCCTTTACTTTGATTGGATTTGCTATTGCCAATTTGGGTCTTGATGCGATTATCAAGTACTCAATTCCAGTACTGGTTATCTTGTACCCAATCACGATTGCTATCGTTATGATTGTCATTGTCAACAAATTTGTGGCTCTTTCAAAACCAGGTATGCAGTTGACAATTGCTGTGGTTACAGCTATTGCTATTGCAAGCGTACTAGGAAGCTCGTTTAAGGTTGAGTTTCTTGCAAACCTTGTCAACGCTCTTCCTTTTGCCAAGGCATCACTCCCATGGTTAGTACCAGCTATTGTCGGAATCTTGCTCTCATTGGTTCTGCCAAACAAGCAAGAAAGCGATGTTTTTGAAATGGAATAA